In Trichomycterus rosablanca isolate fTriRos1 chromosome 4, fTriRos1.hap1, whole genome shotgun sequence, one DNA window encodes the following:
- the tmub1 gene encoding transmembrane and ubiquitin-like domain-containing protein 1 encodes MALIEGVGDEVTLLFGVVFLMLVLVLAWASTHTAEPPEHLVTPSPGSTPSAEPESQEPLPTGDLASPPRRSGEDGKTEAETRREAEARGSVAGAGGAGGDGGLLEGGGLRHRNVPGPSLDAQPPVSASDASQAASSEDVASNVERNMVLRLKFLNDTERIAHVHPEDTIGYLKRTYFAGQEHQVRLIYQGQLLQDDTQNLASLNLADNCVLHCHISQHATRAVPAGARAADQVHMALNVGSLMVPLFVLMLSVLWYFQFQYRQFFTAPATASLVGITIFFSFVAFGVYRR; translated from the exons ATGGCTCTAATTGAGGGCGTGGGCGACGAGGTCACCCTGCTTTTCGGAGTGGTGTTCCTCATGCTTGTCCTGGTCCTGGCCTGGGCCTCGACACACACCGCCGAGCCACCCGAGCACCTCGTGACGCCCAGTCCCGGCTCCACTCCCTCTGCAGAGCCCGAGAGCCAGGAGCCTCTTCCCACTGGTGACCTCGCCTCGCCACCCCGCCGCTCAGGAGAAGATGGAAAGACTGAGGCCGAAACGAGGCGAGAAGCCGAGGCACGTGGCTCCGTCGCCGGTGCTGGGGGGGCAGGAGGAGACGGAGGTCTGCTGGAAGGGGGCGGTCTGAGGCACAGAAATGTACCAGGTCCTTCACTTGACGCTCAGCCACCAGTCAGTGCCTCAGACGCCTCACAGGCAGCCAGCTCAGAAGACGTTGCCAGTAACGTGGAGAGGAACATGGTATTACGGCTGAAGTTCTTGAATGACACAGAACGGATAGCACATGTCCATCCTGAGGACACCATAGGTTACCTTAAAAG GACCTACTTCGCAGGCCAGGAGCACCAGGTGCGTCTCATCTACCAAGGTCAGCTTCTCCAGGACGACACCCAAAATCTGGCCTCCCTCAACCTCGCCGACAACTGCGTCCTGCACTGCCACATTTCGCAGCACGCCACTCGGGCCGTTCCCGCCGGGGCACGGGCCGCCGACCAGGTGCACATGGCGCTGAACGTGGGCAGCCTGATGGTGCCTCTGTTCGTTCTCATGCTTTCGGTGCTCTGGTACTTTCAGTTCCAGTACCGCCAGTTCTTCACCGCTCCTGCCACTGCCTCCCTCGTGGGCATTACCATTTTCTTTAGTTTTGTGGCATTCGGGGTGTACCGTCGTTAA